In one Mesorhizobium australicum genomic region, the following are encoded:
- a CDS encoding type II toxin-antitoxin system Phd/YefM family antitoxin, whose product MKTLAATDAKNRFDELIDMAQAEPVLVQRRGCDVAVALSPEEFRRLTDAASGKVSSAVERLHAESARRWGKVYEALAS is encoded by the coding sequence ATGAAAACCCTTGCCGCAACCGACGCCAAAAACCGTTTCGACGAACTGATCGACATGGCCCAGGCTGAGCCGGTTCTTGTCCAGCGGCGGGGGTGCGACGTAGCGGTGGCGCTGTCACCGGAAGAGTTCCGCCGCCTCACGGACGCCGCGTCCGGCAAGGTCAGCTCGGCTGTCGAGAGACTGCATGCCGAGAGCGCCAGGCGCTGGGGCAAGGTCTATGAGGCGCTGGCGAGTTAG
- a CDS encoding protein kinase domain-containing protein translates to MGIAANLEGRTVPGKKMPGLWTILDRLTDPDGNSGGKRSFGYRVRHESGKEGFLKASDADLAHDNDESIAVRLQAVLMHHSFEAGVSEHCRGNSMDRVSLTIDFGDAMLENNGVKEPLFYLIFELADGDVRTHALIEKNWTFAQKFSLLHHVTVGISQLHGALVSHNDIKPPNILVYSDGHRVADLGQATREDILAPHDCNAIVGDPRYAAPEVLYAKDGKPGQRIFSNESRRACDLYLLGSFIYYLFCGRMLTPSLVDRMSALHRPLAVGGWGGTFLEVLPYWRAAFGEEIECLADTLAASADPAVRKYADQIVDCVLQLSEPDPARRGHPAEIYPRGTHYSLKRYVSLFDRLAQVG, encoded by the coding sequence ATGGGCATTGCAGCAAACTTGGAAGGGAGAACGGTTCCCGGAAAGAAGATGCCCGGGCTTTGGACAATCCTGGACCGACTAACGGACCCGGACGGCAACAGTGGTGGCAAGCGCTCTTTTGGTTACAGGGTTCGTCACGAGAGTGGCAAAGAGGGCTTCCTAAAGGCGTCCGATGCCGATCTTGCCCACGACAACGATGAATCCATAGCGGTGCGGCTTCAGGCCGTCCTAATGCACCATTCATTTGAGGCGGGGGTTTCAGAGCACTGTCGTGGTAATAGTATGGATCGTGTATCGCTTACGATTGATTTCGGCGACGCTATGTTGGAAAACAATGGCGTCAAAGAGCCTCTATTTTACCTAATATTCGAACTCGCAGACGGCGATGTAAGAACACACGCCTTGATCGAGAAAAATTGGACATTTGCGCAGAAATTTTCTCTACTACATCACGTCACCGTAGGTATATCGCAACTACATGGCGCGCTAGTAAGCCACAATGATATAAAGCCCCCCAACATTCTAGTGTACAGCGATGGCCACCGCGTTGCCGATCTAGGTCAGGCTACGCGTGAAGACATTCTAGCTCCGCATGATTGCAACGCTATAGTTGGTGATCCGCGTTATGCTGCTCCCGAGGTGCTTTATGCAAAAGACGGAAAGCCGGGCCAGCGCATCTTTTCTAATGAGTCGCGACGGGCGTGCGATTTATATCTCCTTGGAAGCTTTATCTACTATCTATTCTGTGGGAGAATGTTAACTCCCTCCTTGGTCGATCGGATGAGTGCTCTCCACCGCCCGCTTGCTGTAGGCGGGTGGGGTGGCACATTCCTAGAAGTTCTCCCCTATTGGCGCGCTGCCTTTGGTGAAGAGATTGAGTGTTTGGCAGATACTCTGGCTGCGTCTGCGGACCCCGCCGTTCGAAAGTATGCCGATCAGATCGTCGATTGCGTCCTTCAACTAAGTGAGCCAGACCCGGCCAGACGCGGCCATCCGGCCGAAATCTATCCACGTGGTACCCATTACTCGCTAAAAAGATACGTGTCACTGTTCGATAGGCTGGCACAGGTTGGATAA
- a CDS encoding MaoC family dehydratase, which produces MAGLYFDELSVGQVFRHEIRRTITEADNVWFSAITHNPAYLHLDEEYCRTETEFGTRIVNSCFTLSLMVGISVGETTLGTAIANLGWDEVRFPKPVFHGDTIRVETEVAELRASKSRPDQGIVTFIHRAYNQKNELVASCRRAGLQKKRPA; this is translated from the coding sequence ATGGCAGGTCTGTATTTCGACGAACTCTCGGTGGGCCAGGTCTTCCGCCACGAGATCCGCCGCACCATCACCGAGGCCGACAATGTCTGGTTCTCGGCCATCACCCACAACCCGGCCTATCTCCACCTCGACGAGGAATACTGCCGCACCGAGACCGAGTTCGGCACCCGCATCGTCAACTCCTGCTTCACGCTGTCGCTGATGGTCGGCATCTCCGTCGGCGAGACGACGCTCGGCACCGCCATCGCCAATCTCGGCTGGGACGAGGTGCGCTTCCCCAAGCCCGTCTTCCACGGCGACACCATCCGCGTCGAGACCGAGGTCGCCGAGCTGCGCGCCTCGAAGTCGCGGCCCGACCAGGGCATCGTCACCTTCATCCACCGCGCCTACAACCAGAAGAACGAGCTCGTCGCTTCCTGCCGCCGCGCCGGCCTGCAGAAGAAGAGGCCGGCATGA
- a CDS encoding ribbon-helix-helix protein, CopG family, with translation MSKIRMNIEVSPEVADFIERLANEEGATKTEIVRRALSVLKAYKDQKERGRSHIGFVKDPSKLDAEIVGVLN, from the coding sequence ATGAGCAAGATACGGATGAACATCGAAGTTAGCCCTGAAGTGGCTGATTTCATCGAGCGCCTCGCAAACGAAGAAGGGGCTACCAAAACCGAAATAGTTCGCCGTGCTCTATCGGTCTTGAAGGCCTATAAGGACCAGAAGGAACGCGGAAGAAGCCATATAGGATTCGTAAAGGACCCAAGCAAACTTGATGCCGAAATAGTTGGCGTGCTAAACTGA
- a CDS encoding tetratricopeptide repeat protein yields MALTPTTEMRGSEQARSEIHSSARRELERSLREWHAQPDLISAAEVADAVSLAGQDVRANSALEFFRSSSTQKIAYAALPSSYGDDTLYSTIRKLKVRLRRQPLDAIAAIELARNYTLIGQLTPAAKAAERALKAAPEDRFVLRSAARFFVHQGDLARAYRAITKSNLVRVDPWIMSTEVALADLLGRSPRWGISQIAGIAGSKRINRQYSELASALGMLEISSGNRKRARRLIARSLDNPTENAVAQAQWMDRSDKLQVDYPNNLLEREDMHEARVLHSLDTGEVSVGVESVERWFLDEPYSVRAAAHGSFISLALARDYEAGLGFADRGLVANPSSFMLQNNRAFALAKLGRVEEAEIALSKIKPPSKSVEAMYRDGLEGLVRFKKGDLELGRHFYMESIFKAKDAENYPVLLSALMHWFEQEFEAGTIDRETAVDLVKNIDMSLARNKRDFDMSLRRSWDMIKASTICKEQNQNRKVLGSYKGVEFFVPADLF; encoded by the coding sequence TTGGCTTTAACGCCGACTACCGAGATGCGGGGGTCGGAACAGGCTAGGTCGGAGATTCACTCAAGCGCCCGTCGCGAATTGGAGCGGAGTCTGAGAGAGTGGCATGCGCAACCCGATCTAATCAGTGCGGCAGAAGTAGCAGATGCTGTCTCGCTCGCGGGGCAGGACGTTCGGGCAAACTCTGCACTTGAGTTTTTCCGAAGCTCTTCAACACAAAAAATCGCTTACGCGGCTCTGCCTTCGTCCTATGGTGACGATACGCTTTATTCTACAATTCGTAAGCTCAAGGTGCGACTACGCCGTCAGCCACTTGACGCTATTGCGGCAATTGAGCTGGCACGAAACTACACGTTGATAGGTCAGTTGACCCCAGCCGCCAAGGCGGCCGAGCGTGCCTTAAAAGCAGCGCCAGAGGATAGATTTGTATTGCGAAGCGCAGCTCGCTTTTTCGTGCATCAGGGAGATTTGGCGCGCGCTTACAGGGCTATCACAAAATCAAACCTAGTTCGGGTTGATCCGTGGATAATGTCGACCGAAGTTGCGTTGGCAGATCTTTTGGGTCGCAGCCCACGATGGGGTATATCGCAGATCGCCGGGATCGCAGGATCAAAGCGAATAAATAGGCAGTATAGTGAGCTTGCGTCAGCGTTGGGCATGTTGGAGATTTCTTCCGGCAACCGGAAGCGAGCGCGACGTCTCATCGCGCGAAGCTTAGATAACCCAACCGAAAATGCAGTTGCTCAAGCGCAATGGATGGATCGAAGCGACAAACTGCAGGTCGACTATCCTAACAACCTTCTTGAACGAGAGGACATGCACGAGGCACGAGTGCTTCACTCGCTTGACACCGGCGAAGTGTCTGTAGGCGTTGAAAGTGTCGAGCGTTGGTTCTTGGATGAGCCTTATTCTGTGCGAGCAGCAGCGCACGGATCATTCATTAGTCTCGCCTTAGCGAGAGATTATGAAGCTGGATTGGGCTTTGCGGATCGAGGACTAGTCGCCAATCCAAGCAGTTTCATGCTGCAGAACAACAGGGCATTCGCTCTCGCAAAGCTAGGGAGGGTAGAGGAAGCCGAAATTGCTCTGTCAAAAATAAAACCACCTTCAAAGTCAGTGGAGGCCATGTATAGGGATGGTCTCGAAGGGCTTGTGAGATTTAAGAAGGGAGATCTGGAACTCGGTCGGCATTTTTACATGGAATCAATATTCAAGGCGAAGGATGCAGAGAATTATCCGGTTCTTCTGTCAGCTCTAATGCACTGGTTTGAGCAAGAATTTGAAGCAGGTACGATTGATCGTGAGACAGCAGTAGATCTAGTGAAGAATATAGATATGTCTTTAGCCAGAAACAAAAGGGATTTCGATATGTCTCTTCGCAGATCGTGGGATATGATAAAAGCGTCTACTATCTGCAAGGAACAGAATCAAAATAGGAAGGTACTTGGCTCATACAAAGGAGTTGAGTTCTTCGTGCCGGCCGATCTATTTTAA